The DNA window GCGCTCCCCGCCTGCCGGTTTCAGCTCGCCGAGTCCGGCTGCCGCAGCGCTGCGTACCACGACGTCGTCGTGCCTCAACCACTCGAGCAGCACCTGTTCGGTCTTCGGGGCCTTCAGCTTCACCAACGCGCCCAGCACGGCGGGAATCACCCGGAGGTCCCGATCCTGCAACATGGCCGTCAGGCGCGGCAGCGCCGCCTGCGCATCGAGGCCGCCGAGCAACGTCGCCAGTGTTGCCCGGACGCTCCAGTCGCGATCGGTGTCGATCCCCGAGAGCATGAGCAGGAACGCCTGCGTGTCGAGGTCCTTGATCGCCCTGAGCACGGCCGATCGGACGGCGGGTGACGGGTGGGACACCAGGTCGAGCAGCGGATCGATCGCACCCGCGGCGCGCGTCGCACCGATCGCCGGGATGACGTCGAGCAGGAACTGGGGATCGAGGTTCCTCGTCCGGAGCAGCTTCACGAGGACGGCCCCGGCGCGTCGGTCGCCGATCTGGCCGAGCGCGCGTACCGCCGAGATCGCGGTGCGGCCGTCCTCCGACCATGCCTGCGCCAGCGCGGCCAGCGTGTCGATCGCCGCCGGGTCCTTGAGTGCTCCAAGCCCACGGGCCGCGAAGGACCGCCCGAACAGACTGTCCCCTGTCGCCAGCGCCACGAGCGGTCCGTACGCACGTCGATCCTCGGTGCGCTGAAGCGCGAACGCCACGGGCCACCAGCGGACGAGGGGCCGGCCCGACGCGTCGAGCACGGCCGCCGCCAGCGGTTCGTACGCCTTGAGACGGCCGAGCGCCAGCACGGCGAGCCGAAAGGCCTCGACCTCCGCGCTGTGCGTCGCCTCCAGGTCGTCGGGCGCAATCGAGGCGAGCACGCCGGCCTTGACGTAGCGCGCCGCCAGTGCGCCGATCATGGGCGCACTGCCGGCGTCGTTCAGCTGTCCGAGCGCCTCCGCGGCCCGCCCCTGAACCAGAGGCGAAGCATCGGCGAGCGCCGAGCGCAACGCGCCCGCAGCCGACCCGTCGCGCAACAGACCGAGGGCGAAGGCCGCCATCTGGCGCACCTCCGGCTCGCCGTCCGATGACAGGACCGCCGCCAGCGGCTCGATGCCCGCCGCGAGACCCACCCGGCCGACCGCGAGCGCAGCGCGGTAGCGAATTCGAGGATCCCGATCGGTGAGCAGCAATACGAGATCGGGCACCGGTGCGGCCGGCGTCGCGGTCGCGCGCATCTTCTTCGCGGGAACCGGCGCGGCCGGCGGCTTCGGCGTCTGGTCTCGCAGGATGCGCTGGTCCTCCAGCCGCAGAATCCAGGACAGTCTCTGCTCGTAGCTGACGGCAGCGGCCGGTGCCGAGGGAGGCCCGCCGGCGAATGCCGCCACCGCAACGGGCAGCGCGAGGGCCAGGACCGCGCACGAGGCGCGTCGTGCGAGACGAATCATGGAAGACGTGGGCATGATGTGCCGCGGTCCCGCCTGTGGCGGAGCCACTCTCAGTGAAGTACGGACGTTCGCAACGTGGCGCGCTCGATTCGGTCGAGCACGATCGCCACGCCGATGCCGGGCCCGGCCGGCACCGCGATGGTGCCATCCGGCGCCACCTCGACCGGCGGCTCGATGAGGTCGGGCACGAAATACCGCCGGCTGGCTGCCACGTCCCCCGGCAGCGAGAAGTTCGGCAGCGTGGACAGGTGGATGTTGTGTGCCCGGCCGATGCCCGACTCGAGCATCCCGCCGTGCCACACTGGAACGCCTCGCGCCGCACACAGATCGTGCACGCGAATCGACGGCGTGAACCCGCCGAGCCGCCCCGGCTTGATGTTGATGATGCGGCAGGCACCCGCCTCGATGGCATGCTCAGCCTGTTCCGGCGAGTGGATCGACTCGTCGAGACAGATCGGCGTCGCCAGCCGGCGCTGCAGTATCGCGTGCTGCCCCACGTCGTCGTAGTCGAGCGGCTGCTCGATCATCATCAGGTGAAACTGGTCGAGCGCCGCCAGATGGTCCGTGTCCGCCAGCGAATACGCGGCGTTGGCGTCCACCATCAGCGGGATGTCGCCGAAGCGATCGCGCACCATTCGAACGGCGTCGATGTCCCACCCCGGCTTGATCTTGATCTTGATCCGGCGGTACCCGGCGTCGAGTTCCGTCCGGATCTTCTGCGCCAGTTGGTCGAGGGAATCCTGGATGCCGATCGACACGCCCGACGCGATGCGCGTCCGTTCGCCACCGAGCACCCTCGACAGCGGCTCACCCGTCTGGCGGGCGTACAGATCCCACGCCGCCATCTCGAGCGACGCCTTCGCCATGTTGTGGCCGCGCACCGCACGAAAGGCGCCGAACACCTCGCGTGGATGCGAGAACCGCGTCGCGAGCAGCGTCGGCCCCAGGAACTCCGTGACGACGTGCCACGCCGTCTCGTTGGTTTCCGGGCTGTAGTACGGCGCCTCCTCGGCGACGCACTCGCCCCAGCCCTCGACGCCGTCACCGAAGAGCCGGACCAGGATGAAGGCCTTGTCGTGGACGCGGCCGAAGCTGGTCTCGAAGAAGTGGACCAGCGGGAGACGCAGCAACCGCAGTTCGATACGGTCGATGTTCACGGGATTTCGCCTCGGCGGTCTGGTGTCGTGCGGTCGGAGCGACCGGGGAGACACTGCCCGCATGATAGCACGCGCGCGTGGCGCAGCCCGGCGCCAGCACTCAGGCTTTGGTGCGTGGAACGTAGTACCGGGTGCCGCGGCCCATTCCGCGAATCTGGCGCAACAGGTCGTCGAGCGCGTCGTCGCTGCCTGCGAGGTCGAACTGCGACGTCTCGACGACGAGCAGGGGAGTCGCGGTGTAGTGGAAGAAGAAGTGCTGGTAGGCCTCGTTGAGCTTCTGCACGTAGGCCGGATTGGGCCGATACGGCTCCTGCTCCGCGTCACGAACGCGCAGCCGCTTCACCAGCAGGTCCGAGGGCGCCTGCAGGTAGACCACCAGATCGGGCAACGACACGTCGCGGGCCAGCAGTTCGTACAGTCGCTGGTAGATGAACAGCTCGTTGTCGTCGAGGTTCAGATACGCGTAGATTCGGTCCTTCTCGAACAGGTAGTCGCAGACCGTGGACTGGCTGAAGAGGTCCGCCTGCCGCAAGGAGACCTGCTGCCGGTGCCGGTTCAGGAGGAAGAAGAGCTGCGACTGGAGGCCGGCGCCCGCACGATCGGCGTAGAAGTCGGCGAGAAACGGATTGTCGGTTTCCTCGAGGACAGCGGTGGCGTCGATGTGCGTGGCCAGACGTTCGGCCAACGCGGTCTTACCCACTCCGGGGGGGCCCTCGAGCGCGACGTAGCGGAAGTCCAAAGCGGTCGGAGTATACCCCGGTCCGCGGCATTCTGATAAGCTCCCTTGAATGGCGTGGTTCAAGAAGACGCGCAAGCCGATGGCGCCGTCTGACAAGGCGAGCCGCGTGCCCGAAGGGCTGTACGTGAAGTGCCCCGACTGCACGCAGCTCATCTACAGCAAGGATCTGGCGGCCAATCTCGCTGTATGTCCGCGTTGCGCGCATCATTTCAAGATGTCCGCGACCGAGCGCCTGCAGATGATGTTCGACGACGCGTTCGTCGTCCACGACCCGGACCTGATCTCGACCGACCCGCTGCAATTCACCGACACCAAGCCGTACAAGAGCCGGCTCGAGGCGAGCATCGCCTCCACGGGCATGAAGGACGCCGTGATCACGGCGTCCGGCCGCCTCGACGGCATCGACACCGAGATCGCGGCGATGGAGTATGGCTTCATCGGGGGCAGCATGGGCGTGGTCGTCGGCGAGAAGATCACCCGCGCCATCGAGCGGGCGATCACCCGTCGGGCGCCGGTCGTCATCGTCTCGTGCTCGGGCGGAGCGCGCATGATGGAAGGCGCGCTGTCGTTGATGCAGATGGCGAAGACATCCGCGGCCCTCGCCCGCCTGGACCGCGCGGGACTGCCGTTCATCTCCGTGCTGACCGACCCGACGACGGGCGGCGTCACTGCGAGCTTCGCGATGCTGGGCGATCTCAATATCGCCGAACCGAAAGCGCTCATCGGCTTCGCGGGACCACGGGTGATCGAGCAGACGATTCGCCAGAAGCTGCCCGAGGGGTTCCAGCGGAGCGAGTTCCTCCTGGAGCACGGCATGATCGACCAGATCGTCGACCGCCGTGAACTCAAGGCCGCGATTGCCCGCGCGGTGCGCTTCATGGGCGCCAGCGACGCCGGCGTGCCCGCATCGGCGCCTCCGAGCGGCCGAGTCACGCCTGGTTAGGCGGCACCAGTGGATCCGCTTTCCTATCTCTTCAGCCTCGAGAAGCTGGGGATCAAGTTCGGCCTCGACAACATCCACGCCATCTGCGCGGCTCTCGGCCATCCCGAAGCTGCCTGCCCGTCGGTGATCATCGCGGGGACGAACGGAAAGGGCTCCGTCGCCGCGATGGTGGAAACCGGCCTCCGCGTGGCGGGCCATCGCACCGGTCTCTACACCTCACCGCACCTGGTAGGCCTCGAGGAGCGATTCGTCATCGACGGCCGGCAGATCGACACCGAGTCGCTCGTTGCCGCGGCGGCCACCGTCCGGCAGGCGGTCGATCGCGCGTTGTCCGGCGGGCGCCTGGAGACCCAGCCGACGTTCTTCGAGGTCACGACGGCGATCGGCTTCGAACTGTTTCGCCGTGCGCACGTCTCTTTCGCGGTGTTCGAGGTGGGCCTGGGCGGGCGGTTCGACGCAACCAACATCGTCACACCCGTCGCGGCGGCGATCACGACAATCGACTTCGACCACGAACGATTCCTGGGGCACACGATTCCGGCGATTGCCGCCGAGAAGGCCGGAGTGATCAAGTCGGGGATTCCCGTGGTCGTCGGCGAGACGAAGCCCGAGGCCCTGCGCGTCTTCGAGGCGGTGTGTCGGGAACGGCACGCGACGATGATCCGGGCGGGGGACGGGGTGCGCGCCGAGATCCTCGGGTTCGACGGCGGGCGGGCTGTCCTCGACCTCCGAACGCCGGCGCGGACCTACGGCCGTGTCCCGCTCGCGTTGCGAGGCCGACATCAGGCCAGCAACGCGGTGGTGGCCGTTCGATTGCTCGAGGAGATCGACAGGCTCGGAACCCGCGTCGGGGCAGACGGTGTTGTGGCCGCGCTCGGCGCGACCCGCTGGCCGGGACGTCTCGATCTGCTGACCGACGCGACCGGGCGTCAGGTGCTGTGCGACTCGGCCCACAACCCCGCGGGTGCCCGGGCGCTGGCCGAATACCTCCGGGAATTTCACCCGGCAGGTCTGCCGATCGTCTTCGGGATCATGAAGGACAAGGACGTCGCCGGGACGCTGGCACCGTTGATCCCGTTCGCCTCGCGTTTGTTTCTCACCCGTGCGCACACCGACCGTGCCCTCCCGCTCGGCGCGCTGGCCGAAACGGCTCGCAGGCTGGGACGCGATGTCCCGTCCGAGATCGAGCCCGATCCCGTGATGGCCCTCGAGCGGGCGTGGAACCACGCCCGGCTGGTCTGTGCGGCCGGTTCGATCTTCGTGGTCGGGGAACTCGTCGGGCGCCTTCGCCCCGACGACAGGCGGCCTCCGGGCGGGGCGCACTGAGCCGTTCGCGCACGCGAGATCCACCTCCGGCCGTCGATTGCTGGCGCCCGGTCGACGTGGTATTCTTGCGAGGTTTTACACCAGTAAAGGGGATTTCTCACGTCCGCACCCGGGTATGCCTTGCTTGCCTCGCTCCTACGCATGACCCGGCCGTCCGCGGTCGCCGCGCTGGTGTTCCTCCTCGCGTGCGCCGTTCCGGCAATCGGCCAGCAGGAGAACGGCTTCGACTCGGCCAAGGCTGGCCTCATCGACCGGATCAGCAAGAACCATGTGAAGCTCATTCGGGCGGTGGAGGCCCAGAGCGGCGACACGAAGTTCTACGCGGACGAGGTGGAGTCGTTCACCGACATTCACAAGGTGGTCGCGACCGGAAACGTGACGGTTCGCCAGCCGGACAGCCAGATTTCCGCTGACCGGGCGGAGTTCAACACCGAGACGCGGCTTGGCACCTTCTACAACGCGACCGGGTTCGCCTCGATCGCCGAGCGGGTGTCGCACGACGCGATGGGCGGCCAGGAACCGGACGTCTATTTCTACGGGCGGAAGATCGAGAAGATCGGCGCCAAGAAGTACCGCATCTCGCACGGCGGCTTCACCACGTGCCTGCAGCCGACGCCACGCTGGCAGATCACCTCCGGCACCGTCATCCTCAATCTCGATCACTACGCGTTCCTGGCGAACGCGCTCGTCCGCGCCAAGGGCGTTCCGGTCTTCTACCTGCCGGTGCTGTTCTACCCCATCAACAAGGAGAATC is part of the Vicinamibacterales bacterium genome and encodes:
- the accD gene encoding acetyl-CoA carboxylase, carboxyltransferase subunit beta, whose translation is MAWFKKTRKPMAPSDKASRVPEGLYVKCPDCTQLIYSKDLAANLAVCPRCAHHFKMSATERLQMMFDDAFVVHDPDLISTDPLQFTDTKPYKSRLEASIASTGMKDAVITASGRLDGIDTEIAAMEYGFIGGSMGVVVGEKITRAIERAITRRAPVVIVSCSGGARMMEGALSLMQMAKTSAALARLDRAGLPFISVLTDPTTGGVTASFAMLGDLNIAEPKALIGFAGPRVIEQTIRQKLPEGFQRSEFLLEHGMIDQIVDRRELKAAIARAVRFMGASDAGVPASAPPSGRVTPG
- a CDS encoding deoxynucleoside kinase produces the protein MDFRYVALEGPPGVGKTALAERLATHIDATAVLEETDNPFLADFYADRAGAGLQSQLFFLLNRHRQQVSLRQADLFSQSTVCDYLFEKDRIYAYLNLDDNELFIYQRLYELLARDVSLPDLVVYLQAPSDLLVKRLRVRDAEQEPYRPNPAYVQKLNEAYQHFFFHYTATPLLVVETSQFDLAGSDDALDDLLRQIRGMGRGTRYYVPRTKA
- a CDS encoding HEAT repeat domain-containing protein, yielding MPTSSMIRLARRASCAVLALALPVAVAAFAGGPPSAPAAAVSYEQRLSWILRLEDQRILRDQTPKPPAAPVPAKKMRATATPAAPVPDLVLLLTDRDPRIRYRAALAVGRVGLAAGIEPLAAVLSSDGEPEVRQMAAFALGLLRDGSAAGALRSALADASPLVQGRAAEALGQLNDAGSAPMIGALAARYVKAGVLASIAPDDLEATHSAEVEAFRLAVLALGRLKAYEPLAAAVLDASGRPLVRWWPVAFALQRTEDRRAYGPLVALATGDSLFGRSFAARGLGALKDPAAIDTLAALAQAWSEDGRTAISAVRALGQIGDRRAGAVLVKLLRTRNLDPQFLLDVIPAIGATRAAGAIDPLLDLVSHPSPAVRSAVLRAIKDLDTQAFLLMLSGIDTDRDWSVRATLATLLGGLDAQAALPRLTAMLQDRDLRVIPAVLGALVKLKAPKTEQVLLEWLRHDDVVVRSAAAAGLGELKPAGGERTLIDAYHAGVRDASYSARSAVLDALANYGAAAATPTLREALSDKDWAVRLHAATLLKPFDQAADLPAAIRPAPGAQEASFYESPELIVPTVSPHVFIDTSRGTVELELAVVDAPRTCANFVALAARGFFNAAALHRVVSNFVVQDGDPRGDGEGGPGYTIRDEINERPYLRGTLGMALEWADTGGSQFFITHSPQPHLDGRYTVFGRVVSGLEIVDRLQAGDTITRVRVWDGKTMLGNSVQ
- the menC gene encoding o-succinylbenzoate synthase, whose protein sequence is MNIDRIELRLLRLPLVHFFETSFGRVHDKAFILVRLFGDGVEGWGECVAEEAPYYSPETNETAWHVVTEFLGPTLLATRFSHPREVFGAFRAVRGHNMAKASLEMAAWDLYARQTGEPLSRVLGGERTRIASGVSIGIQDSLDQLAQKIRTELDAGYRRIKIKIKPGWDIDAVRMVRDRFGDIPLMVDANAAYSLADTDHLAALDQFHLMMIEQPLDYDDVGQHAILQRRLATPICLDESIHSPEQAEHAIEAGACRIINIKPGRLGGFTPSIRVHDLCAARGVPVWHGGMLESGIGRAHNIHLSTLPNFSLPGDVAASRRYFVPDLIEPPVEVAPDGTIAVPAGPGIGVAIVLDRIERATLRTSVLH
- a CDS encoding folylpolyglutamate synthase/dihydrofolate synthase family protein, producing MDPLSYLFSLEKLGIKFGLDNIHAICAALGHPEAACPSVIIAGTNGKGSVAAMVETGLRVAGHRTGLYTSPHLVGLEERFVIDGRQIDTESLVAAAATVRQAVDRALSGGRLETQPTFFEVTTAIGFELFRRAHVSFAVFEVGLGGRFDATNIVTPVAAAITTIDFDHERFLGHTIPAIAAEKAGVIKSGIPVVVGETKPEALRVFEAVCRERHATMIRAGDGVRAEILGFDGGRAVLDLRTPARTYGRVPLALRGRHQASNAVVAVRLLEEIDRLGTRVGADGVVAALGATRWPGRLDLLTDATGRQVLCDSAHNPAGARALAEYLREFHPAGLPIVFGIMKDKDVAGTLAPLIPFASRLFLTRAHTDRALPLGALAETARRLGRDVPSEIEPDPVMALERAWNHARLVCAAGSIFVVGELVGRLRPDDRRPPGGAH